In Streptomyces sp. Li-HN-5-11, the sequence AAATGCCCCCGTAACTTCGGGAGAAGGGGGGCCACACCTGGTGATGATCTTTACGGTCTGAGCTGGGGGTGGCCGCAGAGACCAGCGAGAAGCGACTGTTTACTAAAAACACAGGTCCGTGCGAAGCCGTAAGGCGATGTATACGGACTGACGCCTGCCCGGTGCTGGAACGTTAAGGGGACCGGTTAGCTCACTTTCGGGTGGGCGAAGCTGAGAACTTAAGCGCCAGTAAACGGCGGTGGTAACTATAACCATCCTAAGGTAGCGAAATTCCTTGTCGGGTAAGTTCCGACCTGCACGAATGGCGTAACGACTTCTCGACTGTCTCAACCATAGGCCCGGTGAAATTGCACTACGAGTAAAGATGCTCGTTTCGCGCAGCAGGACGGAAAGACCCCGGGACCTTTACTACAGTTTGATATTGGTGTTCGGTTCGGCTTGTGTAGGATAGCTGGGAGACTGTGAAGTCCCAACGCCAGTTGGGGTGGAGTCGTCGTTGAAATACCAGTCTGGTCGTGCTGGATGTCTAACCTGGGTCCGTGATCCGGATCAGGGACAGTGTCTGATGGGTAGTTTAACTGGGGCGGTTGCCTCCTAAAGGGTAACGGAGGCGCCCAAAGGTTCCCTCAGCCTGGTTGGCAATCAGGTGTTGAGTGTAAGTGCACAAGGGAGCTTGACTGTGAGACCGACGGGTCGAGCAGGGACGAAAGTCGGGACTAGTGATCCGGCGGTGGCTTGTGGAAGCGCCGTCGCTCAACGGATAAAAGGTACCCCGGGGATAACAGGCTGATCTTCCCCAAGAGTCCATATCGACGGGATGGTTTGGCACCTCGATGTCGGCTCGTCGCATCCTGGGGCTGGAGTCGGTCCCAAGGGTTGGGCTGTTCGCCCATTAAAGCGGTACGCGAGCTGGGTTTAGAACGTCGTGAGACAGTTCGGTCCCTATCCGCTGTGCGCGTAGGAGTCTTGAGAAGGGCTGTCCCTAGTACGAGAGGACCGGGACGGACGAACCTCTGGTGTGCCAGTTGTTCTGCCAAGGGCATGGCTGGTTGGCTACGTTCGGGAGGGATAACCGCTGAAAGCATCTAAGCGGGAAGCCTGCTTCGAGATGAGGACTCCCACCCACTTGATGGGGTAAGGCTCCCAGTAGACGACTGGGTTGATAGGCCGGATCTGGAAGCACGGTAACGTGTGGAGGTGACCGGTACTAATAGGCCGAGGGCTTGTCCATAGAGGCTCGCGTCCACTGTGTTGGTTCTGAGGCAACGACCGTGTTTTTTCCGGTCGAACTTCATAGTGTTTCGGTGGTCATAGCGTGAGGGAAACGCCCGGTTACATTCCGAACCCGGAAGCTAAGCCTTACAGCGCCGATGGTACTGCAGGGGGGACCCTGTGGGAGAGTAGGACACCGCCGAACAATACTTGAGAAAGGCCCACGCCAAACGGCGTGGGCCTTTCTGCGTTTATGCTCGAGGGCATGCGCTACGACCTCGTCATCTTCGACAACGACGGAGTCCTCGTCGACAGCGAGCCGATCTCCAACCGGCTGCTCGCGGCCTATCTGACCGAGCTGGGGCACCCCACCTCGTACGAGGACTCCATCCGTGACTACATGGGGTCGGCGATGCACCGGGTCCACGAGCTCGTCCTGGACCGCACGGGGAAACGGCTGCCGGACGACTTCGACGACGTCTTCCACGCCCGGGTCTTCGCCGCGTTCGAGCGGGAGTTGAAGCCGGTGGCCGGCGTCGGTGACGTACTGGAGAAGCTGACGGTGGACGGGACGCCGTACTGTGTCGCGTCGTCGGGGAGTCATGAGCGCATCCGAGTGGGGCACCGGACGACCGGGCTGGACCGCTGGTTCGACGAGTCGCGGATCTTCAGTTCGCAGGATGTCGGGCGGGGGAAGCCGGCGCCGGATCTGTTCCTGTACGCGGCCGAGCGGATGGGGGTCGCCCCTGAGCGGTGTGTGGTCGTCGAGGACTCTCCGCTGGGCGTGCGGGCCGCCCTGGCGGCCGGTATGGACGTGTACGGGTTCACTGCCATGACGCCCGCCGGACGGCTCACGGGGACCACCCAACTCTTCGCCGCGATGGGTGAGTTGGCTGACCTGCTGGTATGAGTCCGGTCATGACCGGGGCCACCGGCACGGCCCTGACTTTTGTCATGCGGAGCTCCGGACGATCGTTTCTACAGGCGGACCCCCTCGCCCGCGAAGCTAGGGGCATGACGACGAAGACGAACACGAAGCGCGCGAACCTCCGTCCTCTGCTGGTGGACGTGGCGGTGCCGGTCGGCGGGTACTACCTGCTCAAGAACGGTTTCGGGATGAGCACGCCGGCGGCCCTGGGCTGGAGCAGCGTGGTGCCGGCCCTGCGGACCGTGTTCGGTGTGGTCAGGGAGCGCAAGGTGAACGCGTTCGCCGCGCTCATCCTGTTCGTCAACGTGGTCTCGCTGGTGCTCAGTTTCGTCTCCGGTGACCCGCGGTTGATGCTCGCCAAGGACAGCGGGATCAGCAGTGCGATCGGCATCGGGATCCTGGTGTCGGTGGCGCTGGGCCGGCCGATGATGACGGCGGCCATGAAGCCCTGGCTGGTGAAGGGCGACGCGGAGCGTGAGGCCGCGTGGGCGCGGCTGGCGGCCGGGTCGGCGGCCTTCCGGCGGGCGGAGAAGATCTTCTCGCTGGTGTGGGGCACGGTGCTGCTGGTCGAGTGCGTGGTGCGGATCGTGGGGGCGTACACCGTGCCCGTGGACACCATGGTGTGGCTCGGCACCGTGATCCTGGCCGTGGCCATGCTGCTCGGCTTCCTGGTGAGCGGGGCGCTCGCCGCCGGCCCGATGGCGCACATGCTGATCGCCGAGACGAAGTCCGCCCGCGGTGCGAACCAGGACGACCCGGCCCCGGTTCCCGCGCTCGCCATGGCCGGCGCCGCAGGCGAGTGAAGCTGAGCAGAATTCATCTTTGGCTGGATCTACCCAGAGGTAACCCCGGGGCCCTACGCTCGCCGCCATGACAGATGTGCTGCGGCGCGGTAGGGCCTCGTTGGCGTTCGGTTTCTTCGCCCAGGGCGCCACCTTCGCTCTCCTCGTGACGCGCATCCCGGCCATCCAGGACCGGTACGGCGTCTCGGACGCCCTGCTGCCGGCCTTCCTGGCCGCCGTGCCGATCCTCGCCGGAGTCGGCAGCGTGACCACCGAGCAGTTGGTGAAGCGGATCCGGCCCAGCCGGCTGCTGCGCTGGTCCCAGCCCGTCGTCCTCCTGGCACTGCTGGGCGTCGGGGCCGGGGACCAACTGGTCGAACTGGGTGCCGCGCTCGCCGCATTCGGGCTCGCCGTGGGGGCGCTGGACGCGACGATGAACATGCTCGGGGTGAGCCTGCAGCGGACGTACGGCCGCAGCATCATGCTCAGCTTCCACGCGGCCTTCAGCCTCGGCGGGATCGTGGGTGCCTCGCTGGCGTGGGTCGGGGCGCACTGGCATCTGGCGCTGTTCGTGTCGTACGTGCCGGTGGTGGCCGTGCTGCTGCCGGCGACGTTCGTGGGGAGCCACTGGTACGTGGACGGCGACTCCGCCGCCGTACCGGAGGAGAAGGACGGGGAGAAGGGCGGCGAGGCCGGGACGGTCGTCTTCAAGGTGCTGCTGCCGCTGTGCCTGGTGATGACGTTCGCGTACATCGGGGACTCCACGGTGTCCAACTGGAGTGCGAAGTACCTGCAGGACACGCTGGGCAGCTCCGAACAGCTGGCGACGGTGCCGTACAACGTCTACATGGTCACCACGCTGCTGGGGCGGACCATCGGGGACATGGGGGTGCGGCGGTTCGGGGCCGTGGCCGTCGTACGGCTGGGGACGCTGGTGGCGGCGCTGGGGTTCGCGGTGGTGGCCGGGGCGCCGGGGGCCTGGGTGGGGATGCTCGGGTTCACTCTGCTGGGCCTGGGACTGTGCGTGCTGGTGCCGCAGACCTTCGCGGCGGCCGGCAGGCTGTTCCCGGGGGCGTCGGACGGGGCGATCGCCCGGCTCAACATCTTCAACTACGTGGGCTTCCTGGTCGGCTCCCCGTTGGTGGGCGCGCTGGGCGACGCGTGGAGCTATCGCGGGGCGATGCTGGTGCCGATGGCGTTGGTGCTGGTGACGTTGGTGTACGCCAGGTCGTTCGCGCCTCAACCGGACCGATACGGTGGCGGTCATGAGCGGCCGCGCACAGCTGATGTGGGACGAGGCAGTAACGGGCTATGACTTCGGGCGGGACCATCCGATGGATCCGGTCCGGCTCGCCCTGACCCGGAAACTCGTCGGCGCCTTCGGGCTCGACCGCGACGCGCAGGTGGTGGCGGCCAAACCGGCCGGGGAGTCGACGCTGCGGCTGGTGCACCGGCAGGACTACATCGAGGCGGTGAAGGCCGCGTCGGCGGATCCCAGGGCGGCGGACGGGTCGTACGGGATCGGGACGCTGGACGATCCCGCCTTCGCGGGGATGCACGAGGTGTCCGCGCTGATCGCGGGGCAGTCGGTGGGGGCGGCGGAGGCGGTGTGGCGCGGGGACGCGCTGCACGCGGTGAACTTCGCGGGCGGGCTGCACCACGCGATGCCGGGCTCCGCGTCGGGGTTCTGCGTCTACAACGACGCCGCGCTGGCGATCGCGCGGCTGCTGGAGCTCGGGGCCGAGCGGGTCGCGTACGTGGACGTCGACGTGCACCACGGGGACGGGGTGCAGGCGGCGTTCTGGGAGGACCCGCGGGTGCTGACGATCTCGCTGCACGAGCATCCCCGGACGCTGTTCCCGCAGACGGGGTGGCCGGAGGAGACCGGTGCGGAGTCCGCGGAGGGGGCGGCCGTCAATCTGGCGCTGCCGGCCGGGACCGGGGACGCGGGGTGGGTGCGCGCGTTCCACGCCGTCGTTCCGGAGCTCGTCGCCGACTTCCGGCCGCAGGTGCTGGTGACCCAGCACGGTGCCGACACGCACTTCGAGGACCCGTTGGCGCACCTCGCGGTGTCGCTGGACGCGCAGCGGGCGGTGCAGGTCGCCTGCCACGAGCTGGCCCATGAGTACGCCGACGGACGGTGGGTCGCGCTGGGCGGGGGCGGGTACGCCGTGGTGGAGGTCGTGCCGCGGTCGTGGACGCATCTGGTGGCCATCGCGGCGGGGCGGCCGGTGGAGCCGGAGACGGTGATCCCCGAGAGCTGGCGGCAGGAAGTGTTCGCCCGGACGCGGCAGTTGGGGCCGATGCGGATGACCGACGGGCGGTGGCCGGTCGCCTGGGCCGGCTGGGAGGCGGGGTACGACCCCGCGGACCGGGTGGACCAGGCGGTGCTGGCGACGCGGCGGGCGGTGTTTCCCCTGCGGGGGCTGCTGGCGTAGCGGCCCCGCCGGAGGCCGGGCCGTCAGCGGCCGTGGGCGAGGGTCGGCAACTGCGCTTACGCCAACTGTGCGGTGTTCGCCGGTTTTCGTGACGGCCGCGGTTCCCGTCCGTCACCATCGCTCCCGTGGTGAGCACCGGCGCTCTGCGCGCCCATCTCGTGGCCGCCCGCCTGGCCGGGGTCGTGGCCACCACGCGGGAGGCGAGCCTGCGGAGCTACCGGCTCTTCGCCGCTCGCGACCCTCGCGTGCTGATCGGGATCGATCCCGAACAGACGTGGGGGCAGCGGGATCTGATCCAGTTGATGGCGCGGAAGTGCGGAGTTTCGGCCGATCCGCGTCAGACGTCCGGCCACGACGTGATCGACCCGGAGCTGACCCTGGCCGCTCTGGAGGCCTTCGCGGAGCGGCTCCGGGTCGTGGCCGAGCGGGGCGCGCCCGTGCTGATCGGCACCGGGCACCCGCATCGGCTGCTCGGTTTCTACGCCGCGTTGGCGGGCGCGCTGTCGGCGGCGGGATGTAACGTCCTCACCCCGGCGCAGGGTCGCCGTGTCGACATAACGACCCGGTTCGGTCTACGCACGTACAACCTCGACTACGTACGAGGAGTCGCCTTGGTGCGGCCGCCCGGGCCCGGGCGCCCCGGTTGTGAGCCCGGCGCGCACACGCATTCGCCGCTGCCGGTTCGGCTGGCGCTCGCCGCGGCCGCCGACGCCGGCGGCCCGTTGCCGGAGCTGGTGATCGGAGATCACGGGTGGGTCTGCGGTGCAGGTCAGCTGGGGTTCCAAACCCTGGGGCTGGCTGATACGGACGACCCGGCGCTCTTCGTGGGGCAGGCGGAGGGGCGCGTGTCCGTCGTCGTTCCACTTGATGATGCCGTGCGAGCGGCTTACTACCGCCCGCTGACCCGCTACGTACTCAATCGAGCGTGTCTGTCACAGTAGGCCGCCGATGCGTGCACCTCTTCCCCACTCGCATCATGCGCCCCTACATTGGGGAGTGAGCACGCAGCGACGAAGAGTCACCGGAAGGGGAAGCCGGTGGCCGTCGAGTGCGGAAGGTGCAGGTGTGTCATGGCTGCAGCTGGCGAGAGGCCTCTGAACGAGGTTCAGTTCCTTACCGTGGCGGAAGTCGCCTCGGTGATGCGAGTGTCGAAGATGACCGTGTACCGGCTGGTGCACAGCGGTCATCTGCCCGCGATCCGGGTGGGGCGGTCCTTCCGCGTCCCCGAGCAAGCGGTTCACGAGTACCTCCGCGAGAGCTATGTGGGGGTGGAAACCGCCTGACGACGAAGGCCGGGGGGATCCGTCCAGGGCACTTCCGGATCCCCCGGGTACCCCTCGATTTCAAGCGCGACGCCCGGAGCGGGTAGGCTAGCCCCTCGTAGGTCGTGTGGGCCCATGGCGCCCAAACAACCGAGTGATGAGAAGTGAGCGAGGGTAGTCGTGGGCTCTGTTATCAAGAAGCGGCGCAAGCGGATGGCCAAGAAGAAGCACCGCAAGCTGCTCAAGCGCACCCGCGTCCAGCGTCGCAACAAGAAGTAGTGACGCCTGTCGCCACCAGGTAGGCGACGTCGCGAGAGCGTGTATGTGGCCCCCCATCACACCCGGTGGGGGGCCACACGCGTCTGTGGGGCGACTCGGCCGTACGCGTCTGTGGGCGACCCGGCTGCACGCGTCTGTGGGCGACCCGGCTGCACGCGTCTGTGGCGACTCGTTTCGTCACTTGCTGCAGCGGGCGGTCATCACAGCGCAACATCAACCCGATAGGTTGGCCGCACACGGGGAACGCGGCGGGAACCAGGTGCGGGAACTCCCGGTTCGGGAAGTCCACGTGCGGGACACCAGGTGCTGGAAGGAAGGCGCTGATCTTGGGACAGGTCGTGCTCGTGACCGGAGTGGCCCGCCAGCTCGCGGGCCGGTTCGTACGGCGGATCCAGCGTGACCCGCAGGTGGACCGGGTCGTCGCCGTGGACGCGGTGCCGCCCGAGCATCATCTGGGCGGTGCCGACTTCATCCAGGCGGACATCCGGCAGCCCACCATCGCGCGGGTGCTCGCCGAGACGTCCGCGGACACCGTGGTCCACATGGACGTGACCGGCACCCCGCTGGGCAGCGGCAGCCGGGCCACGGTCAAGGAGACCAACGTCATCGGCACCATGCAGCTGCTCGGCGCCTGCCAGAAGTCCCCCAACGTCAAACGGCTGGTGGTGAAGTCCAGCACCAACGTCTACGGCTCCGCGCCCCGCGATCCGGCCGTGTTCACGGAGACCACTCCGCCCAAGTCCCTGCCCAGCGGCGGCTTCGCAAAGGACACGGTCGAGGTCGAGGGGTATGTGCGCGGCTTCGCGCGGCGGCGGCCGGACGTCGCGGTGTGCGTGCTCAGGTTCGCCAACATCCTCGGCCCGACGGCGGACACGCCGCTCGCCGCGTACTTCTCGCTGCCGGTCCTGCCGACCGTGTTCGGCTACGACCCGCGGCTGCAGTTCGTGCACGAGGACGACGTGATCGATGTGCTGCGGATCGCCTCGCACGAGGCCCGCCGCGGCACGCTCAACAGCGGCACGTTCAACATCGCCGGCGACGGAGTACTGCTGCTGTCCCAGTGCTCGCGGCGGCTCGGCCGTCCCACGGTGCCGCTGCTGCTGCCGGCGGTCACGTGGGCGGGCTCTTTGGTGCGTACGCTGGGAATGACGGACTTCTCACCCGAGCAGATCCGACTGCTCACCCATGGCCGGGTCGTGGCCACGGACGAGATGCGCGGGACCCTGGGCTTCGCGCCGAGGTACACGACCGCGGAGACCTTCGCGGACTTCGCCCGCAGCCGCGGACCCGGACTGCTGCCGCCGGAGGCCCTTGCGGGGGCCGTCGACCGGATCGCCGCGCTGGCCCACCGGGGCAGCGGCCAGCCCCCGACGCCGAGCGCCAACTGAGGAGCGCAGCAACGATGGCGGACGCCAAGGTCATTCCGTTCGACGACGACCGGTCCCGCGGGGGTGCCGTCCAGCGGCCGTCGCGGCGCCGGAGCTCGGGGAGCCGGCGCTCCGGCGGCGAGCCCGCGGCGGTACGCGAGGTCCGCGAGGTCCAGGCCCTGCCCACCGGGGCAGCAGCGCAGGATGATGTTCCCGTGACCGCTGAGGAAGAGGCGCCCGAGACGCCGCAGGACCACGAGGGCGGCCTGGAGCGGCGTGTCGCGGCCGGTCTGTCGTTCCTGCGCCGCCGTCTCACCGGCAACTACGAGGTCGACGACTTCGGCTACGACGCCGAGCTCACCGACCAGGTCCTGATGTCCCTGCTGCGCCCGGTGTACGAGAAGTACTTCCGGGTCGACGTGAAGGGCATCGAGAACATCCCGAAGGAGGGCGGCGCGCTCATCGTCGCCAACCACTCCGGGACGCTGCCCCTGGACGGCCTGATGATGCAGGTCGCCGTCCACGACCACCATCCGGCGGGCAGGCATCTGCGGTTGCTCGCGGCCGACCTGGTCTTCGTGCTGCCGGTGGTCAACGAACTCGCCCGCAAGCTGGGCCACACGCTCGCCTGCGCGGAGGACGCCGAACGGCTGCTGGGGCAGGGCGAACTGGTCGGGGTGATGCCGGAGGGCTTCAAGGGCATCGGCAAGCCGTTCAGCGAGCGGTACAAGCTGCAGCGCTTCGGCCGGGGCGGTTTCGTCTCCACGGCTCTGCGCCTGGGCACGCCGATCATTCCCTGCTCGATCGTCGGAGCCGAGGAGATCTACCCGATGATCGGCAACGCGAAGACCCTCGCGCGGCTGCTGGGCTTCCCGTACTTCCCGCTGACGCCGACGTTCCCGTGGCTCGGTCCCCTGGGCGCGGTCCCGCTGCCCACGAAGTGGACGATCCAGTTCGGCGAGCCGATCCCCACGGACGGCTATCCGCCGGAGGCCGCGGAGGACCCGATGCTGATGTTCAACCTGACCGACCAGGTCCGCGAACAGATCCAGCACACGCTGTACAAGCTGCTGGTGCAGCGGAGGTCTGTCTTCTTCTGATCCCACGCTGGGGCGTTGGTGCCTCTACGGCGATGGGGGCGCCCCCTGGTGAAGGGGGCGCCCCCATCGCCGTACGCGTGCACCGGGTCGCCGTGCGCCTGGATCGGGCTACTTCGTGTCCTGCCCGTCGATCCCCAGGCCGGGGAGCAGGCCCGGCAGCAGGGGCGGGATCGTCACGTCCGGGTCGCCGGAGGGTGACTTGCCGGAGGACGGTGAGGTGCTGCCGCTCGACTTCGGCGGGTCGAGCAGGCCGCCGGTGCTGCCGCCGAGCAGTCCCTCGTCCTTGCCGCCGGATCCGGCGGACTGGCTGGGGCTGCCGCTGCCGGAGTGGTGGCTGCCGGAGGAGGCGCCGTCGCTGGGCTTGGCGGACCGGCCGGAGCCGGACGTGCCGGAGGAGGACGACGTCGGCCCGGAGCCGTGCCGCTTGTCTGCGCCCGGGGCCGAGGGCTGGGGGAGCAGCGACTGCAGCGGGGCGACTTCTTCGTCTATGGCGTCGAACACCGACGACACCTGCTCGCTGACGTCACCGAGCTGCACGGGCAGCTGCTGGCGCAGGGCGCCCCAGGCCTCGCGGTGGGACCGTGAGAAGGCGGAGAGGGCCTGGATGGGGCCGAGGGAGTCGGGGTCGCGCTCGTACGCCTCGTGCAGCAGGCGGTGGCCCTCGGCCGCGTCGTGCTGCATGCCGAACAGGGTGCGGCGGATCTCGCCGAGGGATTCGTGGTCGAGGCTGCCGCCTCGGCCGCGCTCCATCAGCCGGCGGGCCTCGCTCAGACGGGTGGAGGCCTGGTCGAGATAGGCCTGGCCCTGCTCGTCGGCGCCGTCGGTCAGGTAGTTGAGCTTGAAGTCCTCGATGCCGCGCTTCAGGCCGTACAGCGAGTCACCGGGCAGGGCGTCGGAGCTGGCAGCGGCCACTCCGCCGAAGGCGCCGGCAGCCACACCGACGCTGAGCCCACCGGCGGCCAGGCCCTTGGTCAGCCGTGTGCGTGGTCGCAGTTTCCCCAGGCCGCTCGCCCGGTGGGTGCCACGATGAGACCGCCCAGCCGTCTCCCGTGGGCGCCCTTCCGGGGAAGTCGCTCCGCTCCCAGATTTCTGTGCGGGCAGCGTGGGGTCCGTCGCCTCGCCCGCCGCGGTGCCCTCCTGCAGCATGGCCTCCATCGCGGCCACCAGGCGGGCCCGCTGGACGACCTTGACCTCGGGATCCAGCTCGGGCCGGGGCAGCGAGCCGAGACCGGTGGCGAGGGCCAGCAGACGGCCCTGCTCGGTCTGTTCCGCAGCAGCCGGGGCCGGTGCCGGTCCTTCGGACTGCTCGGCCGCCGTGCCCTGGTCGGACAGCTCCTCCAGGGCCTGGGCGAAGGCGTTCGCCCGCCGGTGCGCCGATACGTTCGCGATCACTGGCGGCACCTCCTCTCGTCATGACGGTCGACTCCCCAGGGGACCTGAGGGTTGCACGTCCACGACCGCTGCCACCCGATCGAGTGATCAGCGTGGGCCAAGACGTGACCGCAGGGAGCCTGTATCCCGCACAACGAGCGGCTCGGCACTTGGGTTACGGACGGACGGGGAACGGGCCGGGAAGTCAACGCGGCTTAACCGTGCGTGAGTTGAACGTCGCTGAGCGTGGGCGGATCAGCGGGCGTCGTCCGGGAGGAGCCGGGCGAGGGTGCGCACGGCCCGGTACTGGAGGGTCTTGATGGCGCCCTCGTTCTTGCCCATCACCCGGGCGGTCTCCGCGACGGAGAGGCCCTGCAGGAAGCGGAGCGTCACGCACTCCTGCTGCTGGGGGTTGAGCCGCCGCACGGCCTCCAGCAGGGCGGCGTTGGACAGCGACTCGAGGACGGAGTCCTCGGGCGAGCGCTCGACCTCGTTGGCGTCGAGCATCTCGCCGGTGGTGACCTCCAGCCGGAAGCGGCTGGACTTGAAGTGGTCGGCGACGAGGTTGCGGGCGATGGTGACCAGCCAGGCGCCGAAGTCGCGCCCCTGCCAGGTGAAGGTCCCGATGCGGCGCAGGGCCCGCAGAAAGGTCTCGCTGGTGAGGTCCTCGGCGGTCGCCTTGCCGCCGACCCGGTAGTAGATGTACCGGTACACGGTGTCGCTGTACTGGTCGTAGAGGCGTCCGAAGGCGTCGGCCTCGCCGGCCTGGGCGCGCTCGACGAGGTCCATCATCCGGGCGCTGTCGCTGTCCGCGGCCGGACGGCGGACGGCCGCCGCGCCGGACGGGCGCGCTCGTCTGCCCGCCGCCCGCCCGTCACCCGCGCGCCGCCCCTCGACGACGGTGCTGCGCGCGGGCCCCTGCTCCATGCTCTCGGCCAGCGCGTAGCACGGGCCTGCGGGCGCGGCGGTGGCGAATGCGGGGCCGGCGTACGCGGTGGGGACGAGGCCGCGCAGCAGGTCGAGGACCGCTGCGCGGAGCGTAGCCAGGCCCGAGGCGTCAACCCCGACGTGTGGGTACACGGGACTCCCAGAGGCAGAGCTTCCATCACGTGCAGTGCGGAACCGTTCACCCGTCGTAGCGACGGAGGGGTACCGGTTTGCGTCTGAGGAGAATAACGCTTCGTGTAGGCGCTGCTACACCCAGTTGCTCAAATCACCGATTACGGCGCTTCTGTAACCGATTGAGGTTCGATCAAGTGCCGCAGAGTGACCGCTTGTTGATCGATCCGGTCCGGATTCGGTGTGTCTCGAGGGCGTGTTGTGGCGGTGTACCGCCAACAGGAATGGCCAGCGCGGTGCCGGGGACCGTTCGGTCGTTTGACCGGAACTCCGGGTGTGCCGTGCAGCGATCAGCAACCGTCGCGTGCGGTCGTCCCGTCCCTGGCGCCGACGCCGGTGCGTAACCGACGCCGGGTTACGCGCTGCGGGTTACGGGCGCGATGCGTTGCGGATGGGGATGAGGGGCGCCTTGCGCTGCGGGTGCGGCGGGCAATGGGCGCAGTGCGTCGCAGAGGTCGTCTGGGGCATCGGGCGCCGGGCGCCGGCGGCCCGGGGCGGTTGCCGGCGTCGTGCGTCACCGAGCCGGTGCGTGACCGAGTGCCTGTGTTACCGGCGCCGGCGGTGCAGGGCGATCGCCGCCGCCGTGCCGCCCGCGACCGCGCCGACTCCGGCGGCCGCCGGAATGCCGACCTTGGCCGCCTTGCGGCCCGTGCGGTAGTCGCGCAGCCGCCAGTCCATCTCGCGGGCGTGCCGGCGCAGCTTGGCGTCGGGGTTGATGGCGTAGGGGTGCCCGACCAGCGACAGCATCGGGATGTCGTTGTGCGAGTCGCTGTAGGCGGCGCAGCGGGACAGGTCCAGGCCCTCCGCCGCGGCGAGGGCGCGCACCGCCTCCGCCTTCGCCGGCCCGTGCAGCGGCTCGCCGACCAGGCGGCCGGTGTAGATGCCGTCGACCGACTCGGCCACCGTGCCCAGCGCTCCGGTCAAACCCAGTCGGCGGGCGATGACCTGCGCGATCTCCACGGGAGCGGCCGTGACCAGCCACACCTTCTGGCCGGCGTCCAGGTGCGCCTGGGCGAGTGCCCGGGTGCCCGGCCAGATCCGCTCGGCCATGTACTCGTCGTAGATCTCCTCGCCGATCGACTTCAGCTCCGAGACCCGGTGACCCTGCACGATCGACAGCGCCGAGTCGCGCGCCTCCTGCATGTGCTCGGGGTCCTCGACCCCGGCGAGCCGGAACCACGCCTGCTGCCAGGCGAACCGGGCCAGGTCGCGCGTCTCGAAGAACTTCCGCTTGTAGAGGCCGCGGCCGAAGTGGAACAGCGCTGCGCCCTGCATGACGGTGTTGTCCAGGTCGAAGAAGGCGGCGGCCCGGTCGTCCCCGTGCACCGGGAACTCCGCCTCCGCCTGGGGGGACGGTGTGGCGTCCGCTTCCTGCGAGGACTTGCGCGCTGCCTCCGCCGAGGCCTCGCCTGCCAACACGCTCCGCGCCGTGGCGGAGCGCCTACGGGGAGTGAGCCATCCGAGAGCGGCCATGGCGTGAGCATAGCCAGTTTGTTCGGTGGTTCCGGAGTCGAGAGGTTCGAACCCTGTGAACTCTCCACGACCGTGTCGTTAAAGAAGTCCTTCGGTCGGCGCGTCGACGTGCGGAGGGGGCGGGCCGGGCCGGTGCGCAAGGGGGCCGCGTGAGTGGTGTTCGCGGGCGCGTGTCGGCGCGAGAATGGCCGACATGAGTCCCCTCTTCCGCCGCAAGCCCCCCGCGCCCCAGGACCGGCTCGTCACCCTCATCCGCAAGCCCGGCTGCCATCTGTGCGACGACGCCGAGCTCGTCGTCGAGAAGGTGTGCGCCGACCTCGGCGTGCCGTGGGAGCAGAAGGACATCACCGAGGACGCCGCACTGCACGACCAGTACTGGGAGCAGATCCCCGTCGTCCTGATCGACGGGGAACAGCACACGTTCTGGCGCGTGAACGAGGAACGCCTGCGCAAGGCACTGACCGGCTGACCACCGGGCGACCGAGGGGCAACGCCGGTCCGGGCGACCGAGA encodes:
- a CDS encoding HAD family hydrolase; protein product: MRYDLVIFDNDGVLVDSEPISNRLLAAYLTELGHPTSYEDSIRDYMGSAMHRVHELVLDRTGKRLPDDFDDVFHARVFAAFERELKPVAGVGDVLEKLTVDGTPYCVASSGSHERIRVGHRTTGLDRWFDESRIFSSQDVGRGKPAPDLFLYAAERMGVAPERCVVVEDSPLGVRAALAAGMDVYGFTAMTPAGRLTGTTQLFAAMGELADLLV
- a CDS encoding VC0807 family protein, whose product is MTTKTNTKRANLRPLLVDVAVPVGGYYLLKNGFGMSTPAALGWSSVVPALRTVFGVVRERKVNAFAALILFVNVVSLVLSFVSGDPRLMLAKDSGISSAIGIGILVSVALGRPMMTAAMKPWLVKGDAEREAAWARLAAGSAAFRRAEKIFSLVWGTVLLVECVVRIVGAYTVPVDTMVWLGTVILAVAMLLGFLVSGALAAGPMAHMLIAETKSARGANQDDPAPVPALAMAGAAGE
- a CDS encoding MFS transporter; the protein is MTDVLRRGRASLAFGFFAQGATFALLVTRIPAIQDRYGVSDALLPAFLAAVPILAGVGSVTTEQLVKRIRPSRLLRWSQPVVLLALLGVGAGDQLVELGAALAAFGLAVGALDATMNMLGVSLQRTYGRSIMLSFHAAFSLGGIVGASLAWVGAHWHLALFVSYVPVVAVLLPATFVGSHWYVDGDSAAVPEEKDGEKGGEAGTVVFKVLLPLCLVMTFAYIGDSTVSNWSAKYLQDTLGSSEQLATVPYNVYMVTTLLGRTIGDMGVRRFGAVAVVRLGTLVAALGFAVVAGAPGAWVGMLGFTLLGLGLCVLVPQTFAAAGRLFPGASDGAIARLNIFNYVGFLVGSPLVGALGDAWSYRGAMLVPMALVLVTLVYARSFAPQPDRYGGGHERPRTADVGRGSNGL
- a CDS encoding acetoin utilization protein AcuC: MSGRAQLMWDEAVTGYDFGRDHPMDPVRLALTRKLVGAFGLDRDAQVVAAKPAGESTLRLVHRQDYIEAVKAASADPRAADGSYGIGTLDDPAFAGMHEVSALIAGQSVGAAEAVWRGDALHAVNFAGGLHHAMPGSASGFCVYNDAALAIARLLELGAERVAYVDVDVHHGDGVQAAFWEDPRVLTISLHEHPRTLFPQTGWPEETGAESAEGAAVNLALPAGTGDAGWVRAFHAVVPELVADFRPQVLVTQHGADTHFEDPLAHLAVSLDAQRAVQVACHELAHEYADGRWVALGGGGYAVVEVVPRSWTHLVAIAAGRPVEPETVIPESWRQEVFARTRQLGPMRMTDGRWPVAWAGWEAGYDPADRVDQAVLATRRAVFPLRGLLA
- a CDS encoding phosphatase, with amino-acid sequence MVSTGALRAHLVAARLAGVVATTREASLRSYRLFAARDPRVLIGIDPEQTWGQRDLIQLMARKCGVSADPRQTSGHDVIDPELTLAALEAFAERLRVVAERGAPVLIGTGHPHRLLGFYAALAGALSAAGCNVLTPAQGRRVDITTRFGLRTYNLDYVRGVALVRPPGPGRPGCEPGAHTHSPLPVRLALAAAADAGGPLPELVIGDHGWVCGAGQLGFQTLGLADTDDPALFVGQAEGRVSVVVPLDDAVRAAYYRPLTRYVLNRACLSQ
- a CDS encoding helix-turn-helix domain-containing protein, translating into MAAAGERPLNEVQFLTVAEVASVMRVSKMTVYRLVHSGHLPAIRVGRSFRVPEQAVHEYLRESYVGVETA
- a CDS encoding 30S ribosomal protein bS22; protein product: MGSVIKKRRKRMAKKKHRKLLKRTRVQRRNKK